A window of the Pseudomonas furukawaii genome harbors these coding sequences:
- the lptA gene encoding lipopolysaccharide transport periplasmic protein LptA, whose product MRFVNTLPLLLSLGTALGSAAAWALPSDREQPIRVQADSAELDDKQGVAVYRGNVVITQGTLKITGDTVTITQDANGDIEVFTSVGKPAYYEQKPAVDKQIVKAYGLTIQYFAANERIILLDQAKVVQEGNTFEGEKIVYDTQRQIVNAGRATGGNVTTPRPRIDMVIQPKKKEQKAQ is encoded by the coding sequence ATGAGGTTCGTTAATACCCTCCCCCTGTTGCTCAGCCTGGGCACCGCACTCGGAAGTGCCGCCGCCTGGGCATTGCCGTCCGACCGCGAGCAACCGATTCGCGTCCAGGCCGACAGCGCAGAGCTCGACGACAAGCAAGGCGTAGCGGTCTATCGGGGAAATGTGGTGATCACCCAAGGCACGCTGAAGATCACCGGTGACACCGTCACTATCACCCAGGATGCCAACGGCGACATCGAAGTCTTCACCTCCGTGGGCAAGCCCGCCTACTACGAGCAGAAGCCTGCCGTGGACAAGCAGATCGTCAAGGCCTACGGACTCACCATCCAGTACTTCGCCGCCAACGAGCGCATCATCCTGCTCGACCAGGCCAAGGTGGTTCAGGAAGGCAATACCTTCGAAGGCGAGAAGATCGTCTATGACACCCAACGCCAGATCGTAAACGCCGGCCGCGCCACGGGCGGCAACGTCACCACGCCGCGCCCGCGGATCGACATGGTGATCCAGCCGAAGAAGAAAGAGCAGAAAGCACAGTAA
- the lptC gene encoding LPS export ABC transporter periplasmic protein LptC, translating to MSKNLRTALILTPIAALLIALGYWNIRPESFMDRPQAAGGDNAIDFYVENGKSTQFQEDGKLHYEMTATRLEHIKATDVTLLTKPDLLLHRGTAYPWHVQSERGEVGPEGKQVELIDQVRVARTDAKGRPTILTTSRLTVFPDQEYAQTQQAVKIDAANGVTTAQGMKAYLNDSRMILQSNVRGQHEVR from the coding sequence ATGTCCAAGAACCTACGCACGGCGCTGATCCTGACGCCCATCGCCGCCCTGCTCATCGCCCTTGGCTACTGGAACATCCGCCCCGAGAGCTTCATGGACCGCCCCCAGGCGGCAGGCGGAGACAATGCCATCGACTTCTACGTCGAGAACGGCAAGAGCACCCAGTTCCAGGAAGACGGCAAGCTGCACTACGAAATGACCGCCACGCGCCTCGAACATATCAAGGCCACCGATGTCACATTGCTGACCAAACCCGACCTCCTGCTGCACCGCGGCACCGCCTATCCCTGGCACGTGCAGAGCGAGCGTGGCGAGGTAGGCCCCGAAGGCAAGCAGGTGGAACTGATCGACCAGGTCAGGGTGGCCCGCACCGACGCCAAGGGCCGTCCCACCATCCTGACCACCAGCCGGCTGACCGTATTCCCCGATCAGGAATATGCGCAGACCCAGCAAGCCGTTAAAATCGACGCGGCCAATGGGGTGACCACGGCACAAGGAATGAAAGCGTACTTGAATGACAGCAGGATGATCCTGCAGTCCAACGTAAGAGGCCAGCATGAGGTTCGTTAA
- a CDS encoding KdsC family phosphatase — MSNELLSRAKGVRLAVFDVDGVLTDGRLYFLPGGGEFKTFSTLDGQGIKMLMNAGVRTAIISGRQSEVVERRAQNLGIQHLFQGREDKLVVLDGLLAELGLSHDQVAYLGDDLPDLPVIRRVGLGMAVANADAFVRQHAHGVTQARGGEGAAREFCELILRAQGALEAAQAAYL, encoded by the coding sequence ATGAGCAACGAACTCCTTTCCCGCGCCAAGGGCGTCCGCCTCGCGGTATTCGATGTCGACGGCGTACTCACCGACGGGCGCCTCTACTTCCTTCCCGGCGGCGGCGAGTTCAAGACCTTCAGCACGCTCGATGGCCAGGGCATCAAGATGCTGATGAACGCCGGAGTGCGCACCGCCATCATCAGCGGTCGCCAGTCGGAAGTGGTGGAACGTCGCGCGCAGAACCTCGGTATCCAGCACCTGTTCCAGGGCCGCGAGGACAAGCTCGTGGTGCTCGATGGGCTGCTCGCCGAACTGGGCCTGAGTCACGACCAGGTCGCCTACCTCGGCGATGACCTGCCCGACCTCCCGGTCATCCGCCGGGTAGGCCTGGGGATGGCGGTGGCGAACGCCGACGCCTTTGTGCGCCAGCACGCCCACGGCGTGACCCAGGCCCGCGGCGGCGAAGGCGCGGCGCGGGAGTTCTGCGAACTCATCCTGCGCGCCCAGGGTGCGCTGGAAGCTGCGCAAGCCGCTTACCTGTGA
- a CDS encoding KpsF/GutQ family sugar-phosphate isomerase — MSQSSDLIKSAQRTIQLEREAIDALIPRIDADFVRACELILACKGRVVVVGMGKSGHVGNKIAATLASTGTPSFFVHPAEASHGDMGMITRDDVVLALSNSGSTAEIVTLLPLIKRLGITLISLTGNPESPLAKAAEANLDARVGQEACPLNLAPTSSTTASLVLGDALAIALLEARGFTAEDFAFSHPGGALGRRLLLKVEHIMHSGDNLPKVARGTALRDALLEMTRKGLGMTAVLEDDGRLAGIFTDGDLRRTLDKGVDVRQAGIDEVMTLHGKTVRPEMLAAEALKIMDDHKINVLVVVDATDRPIGALHIHDLTRAGVI, encoded by the coding sequence ATGAGCCAATCCAGCGATCTGATCAAGTCCGCACAACGCACCATCCAGCTCGAACGTGAGGCGATCGACGCCCTTATTCCGCGTATCGACGCCGATTTCGTCCGCGCCTGCGAGCTCATCCTGGCCTGCAAGGGACGCGTGGTAGTGGTGGGCATGGGCAAGTCCGGGCACGTCGGCAACAAGATCGCCGCCACCCTGGCCAGCACCGGGACCCCGTCCTTCTTCGTCCATCCGGCCGAAGCCAGCCATGGCGACATGGGCATGATCACCCGCGACGACGTGGTGCTGGCCCTGTCGAACTCGGGCTCAACCGCCGAAATCGTCACCCTGCTGCCGCTGATCAAACGACTGGGCATCACCCTCATCAGCCTGACCGGCAACCCTGAGTCCCCACTGGCCAAGGCCGCCGAAGCCAACCTGGACGCCCGAGTGGGCCAGGAGGCCTGCCCACTCAACCTGGCGCCCACCTCGTCCACCACAGCCTCCCTCGTGCTGGGCGACGCCCTCGCCATCGCACTGCTGGAAGCCCGTGGCTTTACCGCCGAGGACTTTGCCTTTTCGCACCCGGGTGGTGCGCTGGGCCGCCGCCTGCTGCTGAAGGTCGAACACATCATGCACAGCGGTGACAACCTGCCGAAGGTCGCGCGGGGCACCGCCCTGCGAGACGCACTGCTGGAAATGACCCGCAAGGGCCTGGGCATGACGGCGGTGCTGGAAGACGACGGACGCTTGGCCGGCATCTTCACCGATGGCGACCTGCGCCGAACCCTGGACAAGGGAGTGGACGTTCGCCAGGCCGGCATCGACGAAGTCATGACGCTCCACGGCAAGACCGTGCGCCCTGAGATGCTGGCAGCCGAAGCGCTGAAGATCATGGACGACCACAAGATCAACGTGCTGGTGGTGGTCGACGCAACCGATCGCCCCATCGGCGCCCTGCATATCCACGACCTGACGCGCGCCGGAGTGATCTGA
- a CDS encoding ATP-binding cassette domain-containing protein, with translation MSAENAYAVELKGVTFRRGTRSIFQDVDIRIPRGKVTGIMGPSGCGKTTLLRLIAAQLKPDAGEVWVNGQNLPKLSRPELFDMRKQFGVLFQSGALFTDLDVFENVAFPLRVHTRLPEEMIRDIVLMKLQAVGLRGALDLMPDELSGGMKRRVALARAIALDPQILMYDEPFVGQDPIAMGVLVRLIRLLNDALGITSIVVSHDLAETASIADYLYVVGDSQVLGQGTPDELMNSDNPRIRQFMKGIPDGPVPFHYPAPDYRKDLLGDH, from the coding sequence ATGAGCGCCGAAAACGCCTATGCCGTCGAGCTGAAGGGGGTCACCTTCAGGCGCGGTACGCGCAGCATTTTCCAGGATGTCGACATTCGCATTCCCCGCGGCAAGGTCACCGGCATCATGGGGCCATCCGGCTGCGGCAAGACTACACTGCTGCGCCTGATCGCCGCCCAGCTCAAGCCCGATGCCGGCGAAGTCTGGGTCAACGGCCAGAACTTGCCGAAGCTCTCGCGTCCCGAGCTGTTCGACATGCGCAAGCAGTTCGGTGTGCTGTTCCAGAGTGGCGCCCTGTTCACCGACCTCGATGTGTTCGAGAACGTGGCCTTTCCGCTGCGGGTGCACACCCGCCTGCCCGAGGAGATGATCCGCGACATCGTTCTGATGAAGCTCCAGGCCGTGGGCCTCCGGGGGGCCCTGGATCTGATGCCGGACGAGCTCTCGGGCGGCATGAAGCGCCGGGTCGCGCTGGCCCGTGCCATTGCGCTCGACCCGCAGATCCTGATGTACGACGAGCCGTTCGTCGGGCAGGATCCCATCGCCATGGGCGTTTTGGTGCGACTGATCCGCCTGCTAAACGACGCCCTGGGCATCACCAGTATCGTCGTATCCCACGACCTGGCGGAGACCGCCAGCATCGCCGATTACCTCTACGTGGTGGGCGATTCCCAGGTATTGGGGCAGGGAACCCCGGATGAGCTGATGAATTCCGATAACCCGCGTATCCGCCAGTTCATGAAGGGCATCCCGGACGGTCCGGTGCCTTTCCATTATCCGGCGCCGGATTACCGAAAAGACCTCCTGGGGGATCACTGA
- the mlaE gene encoding lipid asymmetry maintenance ABC transporter permease subunit MlaE, producing the protein MRKKSLLERIRLLGRSGLDVVESLGRSTLFLLRALFGRTGTRNGFQLLVKQLYSIGVLSLPIIIVSGVFIGMVLALQGYNILVSYGSEQAVGQMVALTLLRELGPVVTGLLFAGRAGSALTAEIGNMKSTEQLSSLEMIGVDPLKYIIAPRLWAGFISMPMLALIFSVVGIWGGAMVAVDWLGVYDGSFWSNMQSSVEFTEDVLNGVIKSVVFAFVVTWIAVFQGYDCEPTSEGISRATTKTVVYASLAVLGLDFILTALMFGDF; encoded by the coding sequence ATGCGCAAGAAGTCGCTGCTCGAGCGCATTCGCCTGCTCGGGCGCTCCGGCCTGGACGTCGTCGAGTCCCTTGGTCGTTCCACCCTGTTCCTGCTGCGTGCGCTGTTTGGTCGTACCGGTACCCGCAACGGCTTCCAGCTACTGGTCAAGCAGCTGTATTCCATCGGGGTGCTGTCGCTGCCGATCATCATCGTCTCCGGTGTCTTCATCGGCATGGTGCTGGCCCTGCAGGGCTACAACATCCTGGTGTCCTACGGTTCGGAGCAGGCGGTGGGGCAGATGGTCGCGCTGACGTTGCTGCGCGAGCTCGGCCCGGTGGTGACCGGTCTGCTCTTCGCCGGGCGTGCCGGTTCGGCGCTGACCGCGGAGATCGGCAACATGAAGTCCACCGAGCAGCTCTCCAGCCTGGAGATGATCGGAGTCGACCCTCTCAAGTACATCATCGCGCCGCGCCTCTGGGCCGGCTTCATTTCCATGCCGATGCTGGCGTTGATCTTCAGCGTGGTGGGCATCTGGGGGGGCGCTATGGTGGCCGTGGACTGGCTGGGAGTCTATGACGGCTCCTTCTGGTCCAACATGCAGAGCAGTGTCGAATTCACCGAAGACGTGCTGAACGGCGTGATCAAGAGCGTCGTATTCGCCTTCGTCGTGACCTGGATCGCCGTGTTCCAGGGGTATGACTGCGAGCCGACCTCGGAAGGGATCAGCCGCGCAACGACTAAAACCGTGGTCTATGCCTCGCTGGCCGTGCTGGGGCTGGACTTCATCCTGACCGCCTTGATGTTTGGAGATTTCTGA
- the mlaD gene encoding outer membrane lipid asymmetry maintenance protein MlaD, translating into MQIRTLEIGVGLFLLAGLLALLLLALRVSGLSYGASGDTYKLYAHFDNIAGLTVRAKVTMAGVTIGKVTAIDLDRDSYTGRVTMEVEQRVDNLPADSTASILTAGLLGEKYIGISVGGDDELLKDGGTIRDTQSALVLEDLIGKFLLNSVNKESK; encoded by the coding sequence ATGCAAATCCGCACCTTGGAAATTGGTGTCGGCCTGTTCCTCCTGGCCGGTCTGTTGGCCTTGCTGCTCCTGGCCCTGCGGGTCAGCGGCCTGTCCTATGGCGCCAGTGGCGATACCTACAAGCTTTACGCGCATTTCGACAATATTGCCGGTTTGACGGTCAGAGCAAAGGTAACCATGGCTGGTGTCACCATCGGCAAGGTCACCGCCATCGATCTGGACCGAGACAGCTACACCGGTCGCGTGACCATGGAGGTCGAGCAGCGCGTGGACAACCTGCCCGCGGACTCCACCGCCTCCATCCTCACCGCCGGCCTGCTGGGCGAGAAGTACATCGGCATCAGCGTCGGTGGTGACGATGAGCTGCTCAAGGACGGCGGAACCATCCGTGATACCCAGTCCGCACTGGTTCTGGAAGACCTGATCGGCAAGTTCCTGCTGAACTCGGTCAACAAAGAGAGCAAATGA
- a CDS encoding MlaC/ttg2D family ABC transporter substrate-binding protein, with product MIKALRNGLLVLLAALPLMATAAPSARDVVQKTTDELLTELKSNKQQYRSDPQSFYDALNRILGPVVDAEGISRSIMTVKYSRNASPEQMTRFQDNFKRSLFQFYGNALLEYDNQEIRVLPAKQNDPERATVGMEVKDSKGTVYPVSYTMVYLNDQWMLRNVIINGINIGKLFRDQFADSMQRNGNDLDKTINGWAEVVAKAKESDEAKKAGGQ from the coding sequence ATGATCAAAGCCCTGCGTAATGGCCTGCTGGTGCTGCTGGCAGCCCTGCCCCTCATGGCCACCGCGGCGCCCAGCGCGCGCGATGTGGTGCAGAAGACCACTGACGAGCTGCTGACCGAGCTGAAGAGCAACAAGCAGCAGTACCGAAGCGACCCGCAGTCCTTCTACGATGCCCTGAATCGCATTCTCGGCCCGGTGGTGGATGCAGAAGGCATTTCCCGCAGCATCATGACGGTGAAGTACTCGCGCAATGCGTCCCCCGAGCAGATGACCCGCTTCCAGGACAACTTCAAGCGCAGCCTGTTCCAGTTTTACGGAAACGCCCTGCTGGAGTACGACAACCAGGAAATCCGTGTATTGCCCGCCAAGCAGAACGATCCTGAGCGCGCTACCGTCGGCATGGAAGTCAAGGACAGCAAGGGAACCGTCTATCCCGTGTCCTACACCATGGTCTACCTCAACGACCAGTGGATGCTGCGCAACGTCATCATCAATGGCATCAACATCGGCAAGCTGTTCCGCGACCAGTTCGCCGACAGCATGCAGCGCAATGGCAACGACCTGGACAAAACCATCAACGGATGGGCCGAGGTCGTGGCCAAGGCCAAGGAATCCGACGAGGCCAAGAAGGCGGGCGGGCAATGA
- a CDS encoding STAS domain-containing protein encodes MSEARIERGSAGELCLVGVLDYSTGPALREAGRQLIRSLSGNDLVLDCSAVQKSSSVGLSLLLAFMRDAASAGKSVTLRGLPGDMRQIAEVSGLTELLPRGV; translated from the coding sequence ATGAGCGAGGCTCGCATCGAGCGGGGATCCGCCGGCGAGCTGTGTCTGGTGGGTGTGCTCGACTACAGCACCGGTCCTGCATTGCGCGAAGCCGGGCGGCAACTGATCCGTTCGCTGTCCGGCAACGACCTGGTGCTGGACTGCTCCGCCGTGCAGAAGAGCAGCAGCGTGGGACTTTCCCTGTTGCTGGCCTTCATGCGTGATGCCGCCTCCGCCGGAAAGTCGGTCACATTGCGCGGACTGCCTGGGGACATGCGGCAGATCGCCGAAGTTTCCGGGTTGACCGAGCTACTGCCCCGCGGGGTCTGA
- a CDS encoding BolA family protein, whose translation MQAVEVKNLLEAKLPGTQVEVEGEGCNFQLNLISDELAGLSPVKRQQQVYAHLNPWIADGSIHAVTMKFFSRAAWAERS comes from the coding sequence ATGCAGGCCGTAGAAGTGAAAAACCTCCTGGAGGCGAAGCTGCCAGGAACCCAGGTGGAAGTCGAAGGGGAAGGCTGCAACTTCCAGTTGAACCTGATCAGTGACGAGTTGGCCGGCCTGAGCCCGGTGAAGCGTCAGCAGCAGGTCTATGCCCATCTGAATCCCTGGATCGCCGATGGCAGCATCCACGCCGTAACCATGAAATTCTTCAGCCGGGCCGCCTGGGCCGAGCGTTCCTGA
- the murA gene encoding UDP-N-acetylglucosamine 1-carboxyvinyltransferase: MDKLIITGGQRLDGEIRISGAKNSALPILAATLLADTPVTVANLPHLHDITTMIELFGRMGVQPVIDEKLAVEVDASSIKTLVAPYELVKTMRASILVLGPMVARFGQAEVALPGGCAIGSRPVDLHIRGLEAMGAQIDVEGGYIKARAPAGGLRGANFFFDTVSVTGTENIMMAAALANGRSVLQNAAREPEVVDLANCLIAMGAQIQGAGTDTIIIDGVKRLGGARYNVMPDRIETGTYLVAAAATGGRVKLKDTDPTILEAVLQKLEEAGAHINAGNNWIELDMKGNRPKAVNVRTAPYPAFPTDMQAQFISMNAVAEGTGAVIETVFENRFMHVYEMNRMGAQILVEGNTAIVTGVPKLKGAPVMATDLRASASLVIAGLVAEGDTLIDRIYHIDRGYECIEEKLQLLGAKIRRVPG; the protein is encoded by the coding sequence ATGGACAAACTGATCATTACTGGCGGTCAACGCCTCGATGGCGAAATCCGCATTTCCGGCGCCAAGAACTCCGCGCTGCCGATCCTTGCCGCCACCTTGCTGGCCGATACGCCGGTCACCGTGGCCAACCTGCCGCACCTGCACGACATCACCACCATGATCGAGCTCTTCGGTCGCATGGGGGTCCAGCCGGTGATCGACGAGAAGCTCGCGGTTGAAGTCGACGCCAGCAGCATCAAGACCCTGGTCGCACCCTATGAGCTGGTGAAGACCATGCGCGCCTCGATCCTGGTGCTTGGTCCCATGGTGGCCCGCTTCGGCCAGGCGGAGGTGGCATTGCCCGGTGGCTGCGCCATCGGCTCCCGCCCGGTCGACCTGCATATCCGCGGTCTGGAAGCCATGGGCGCGCAGATCGACGTGGAGGGCGGTTACATCAAGGCTCGTGCCCCGGCCGGAGGCCTGCGCGGTGCCAATTTCTTCTTCGATACCGTCAGCGTGACCGGTACCGAGAACATCATGATGGCCGCTGCACTGGCCAATGGCCGCTCCGTGCTGCAGAACGCCGCCCGCGAACCGGAAGTGGTGGACCTGGCCAACTGTCTGATCGCCATGGGCGCCCAGATCCAGGGTGCCGGTACCGACACCATCATCATCGATGGTGTGAAGCGCCTCGGCGGTGCGCGCTACAACGTGATGCCCGACCGTATCGAGACCGGCACCTACCTGGTTGCCGCCGCCGCCACCGGCGGTCGCGTCAAGCTCAAGGACACCGACCCGACCATCCTCGAAGCCGTGCTGCAGAAGCTGGAAGAAGCTGGCGCCCACATCAACGCCGGCAACAACTGGATCGAGCTGGACATGAAGGGCAATCGTCCGAAGGCCGTGAACGTGCGCACCGCGCCGTACCCGGCGTTCCCCACGGACATGCAGGCCCAGTTCATCTCGATGAACGCCGTGGCCGAGGGCACTGGCGCGGTCATCGAAACGGTGTTCGAGAACCGCTTCATGCACGTCTACGAAATGAATCGCATGGGCGCCCAGATCCTTGTCGAGGGCAATACCGCCATCGTCACCGGCGTGCCGAAGCTCAAGGGCGCACCGGTCATGGCCACCGACCTGCGCGCTTCGGCGAGCCTGGTGATCGCCGGCCTGGTGGCCGAGGGCGATACCCTGATCGATCGCATCTACCACATTGACCGTGGTTACGAATGCATCGAGGAAAAACTGCAACTGCTCGGCGCCAAGATCCGCCGCGTGCCGGGTTAG
- the hisG gene encoding ATP phosphoribosyltransferase: MLTIALSKGRILDDTLPLLAEAGIVPTENPDKSRKLIIPTTQEDVRLLIVRATDVPTYVEHGAADLGVAGKDVLMEYGGQGLYEPLDLRIACCKLMTAGAVGAPEPKGRLRVATKFVNVAKRYYAEQGRQVDVIKLYGSMELAPLVGLADKIIDVVDTGNTLRANGLEPQELIATISSRLIVNKASMKMQHARIQALIEVLRSAVESRHPS; this comes from the coding sequence ATGCTCACCATCGCGTTGTCCAAGGGCCGCATTCTCGACGATACCCTGCCACTGCTCGCCGAAGCCGGCATCGTGCCCACCGAGAATCCGGACAAGAGCCGCAAGCTGATCATCCCTACCACCCAGGAGGATGTGCGCCTGCTCATCGTGCGTGCGACCGACGTGCCGACCTACGTGGAGCACGGCGCAGCCGACCTGGGAGTCGCCGGCAAGGACGTGCTGATGGAGTACGGCGGCCAGGGCCTTTATGAGCCTCTGGACCTCAGGATCGCCTGCTGCAAGCTGATGACCGCGGGTGCCGTCGGTGCACCCGAGCCCAAGGGGCGTCTGCGGGTGGCGACCAAGTTCGTCAATGTGGCCAAGCGATACTATGCCGAACAGGGCCGCCAGGTAGATGTGATCAAGCTGTATGGCTCCATGGAGCTGGCTCCCCTGGTGGGCCTGGCCGACAAGATCATCGACGTGGTCGACACCGGCAACACCCTCCGCGCCAACGGCCTGGAACCCCAGGAACTGATCGCTACCATCAGCTCCCGACTGATCGTCAACAAGGCATCGATGAAGATGCAGCACGCGCGCATCCAGGCGCTGATCGAAGTGCTGCGCAGCGCCGTCGAGTCGCGACACCCAAGCTGA
- the hisD gene encoding histidinol dehydrogenase, protein MTAPIAIRRLNAADPDFARHLDHLLSWESVSDDAVNQRVLDIIQAVRERGDAAVVEFTQRFDGVAASSMADLILPRERLELALTRISDEQRQALETAATRVRSYHEKQKQESWTYTEADGTVLGQQVTPLDRAGLYVPGGKASYPSSVLMNAIPAKVAGVQEVVMVVPTPRGEINEIVLAAACVAGVDRVFTIGGAQAVAALAYGTESVLQVDKIVGPGNIYVATAKRHVFGQVGIDMIAGPSEILVVCDGGTDPDWIAMDLFSQAEHDEDAQSILVSPDAGFLDRVAASIEKLLPTMERAEIIRTSLQNRGALILVADQAQACQVANRIAPEHLELSVADPQAWLPHIRHAGAIFMGRYTAEALGDYCAGPNHVLPTSGTARFSSPLGVYDFQKRSSIIFCSADGASELGRTASVLARGESLTAHARSAEYRIKGE, encoded by the coding sequence ATGACCGCTCCAATCGCCATCCGCCGACTCAATGCCGCTGATCCGGATTTCGCGCGACACCTGGATCATCTGCTGAGCTGGGAAAGCGTGTCGGATGACGCGGTGAACCAGCGGGTCCTCGACATCATCCAGGCCGTCCGCGAACGCGGCGACGCCGCCGTTGTGGAGTTCACCCAGCGTTTCGACGGTGTCGCGGCTTCCTCCATGGCCGACCTGATCCTGCCGCGTGAGCGTCTGGAGCTGGCCTTGACGCGTATTTCCGACGAGCAGCGCCAGGCCCTGGAAACCGCCGCCACCCGTGTGCGCAGCTACCACGAGAAGCAGAAACAGGAATCCTGGACCTACACCGAGGCCGACGGCACCGTTCTGGGTCAGCAGGTGACCCCGTTGGATCGCGCTGGCCTCTATGTGCCCGGCGGCAAGGCTTCCTACCCCTCCTCGGTGCTGATGAACGCCATTCCCGCCAAGGTGGCCGGCGTCCAGGAGGTCGTGATGGTGGTACCGACGCCTCGTGGCGAGATCAACGAGATCGTCCTGGCGGCGGCCTGCGTCGCCGGCGTGGACCGCGTCTTCACCATTGGCGGCGCCCAGGCCGTGGCCGCCCTGGCCTACGGCACCGAGAGCGTGCTCCAGGTGGACAAGATCGTCGGCCCCGGCAACATCTATGTGGCCACCGCCAAGCGCCATGTGTTCGGCCAGGTGGGGATCGACATGATCGCCGGTCCGTCGGAAATCCTCGTGGTCTGCGATGGCGGCACCGATCCGGACTGGATCGCCATGGACCTGTTTTCCCAGGCCGAGCACGACGAGGACGCCCAGTCCATCCTGGTCAGCCCCGATGCAGGCTTCCTTGATCGGGTGGCCGCCAGCATCGAGAAGCTGCTGCCCACCATGGAGCGTGCCGAGATCATCCGCACTTCCCTGCAGAATCGCGGCGCGCTGATCCTGGTGGCGGATCAGGCCCAGGCCTGCCAGGTCGCCAACCGCATCGCGCCCGAGCACCTGGAGCTGTCCGTCGCCGATCCGCAAGCCTGGCTCCCGCATATCCGCCACGCCGGCGCCATCTTCATGGGCCGCTACACCGCCGAGGCTCTGGGTGACTATTGCGCCGGCCCCAACCACGTCCTGCCGACTTCCGGTACGGCGCGCTTTTCCTCGCCGCTCGGCGTGTATGACTTCCAGAAGCGCTCCTCCATCATCTTCTGCTCGGCCGATGGCGCCTCCGAGCTGGGGCGGACCGCGTCGGTCCTGGCGCGAGGCGAGTCGCTGACCGCCCACGCCCGCAGCGCCGAGTACCGGATCAAGGGAGAGTGA
- the hisC gene encoding histidinol-phosphate transaminase: MSKFWSPFVKDLVPYVPGEQPKIANLVKLNTNENPYGPSPKAIAAMQAEVNDNLRLYPDPNSDRLKQAVAEFYGVRTDQVFVGNGSDEVLAHAFHGLFQHGRPLLFPDVTYSFYPVYCGLYGIPFEALPLDEQFQIRVEDYARPNGGIIFPNPNAPTGCLLALEAIERLLQANPDSVVLVDEAYIDFGGETAIALVDRYPNLLVTQTLSKSRSLAGLRVGLAVGHPDLIEALERIKNSFNSYPLDRMAIAGAAAAFEDRSHFEDTCRKVIESREALVAAMEARGFDVLPSAANFVFARHPQRDAAEIAAGLRERGVIVRHFKQQRIAQFLRITIGTPDQNQALLSALDRL, encoded by the coding sequence ATGAGCAAGTTCTGGAGCCCCTTCGTCAAGGACCTGGTGCCCTACGTGCCCGGGGAGCAGCCGAAGATCGCCAACCTGGTGAAGCTGAATACCAACGAGAACCCCTACGGCCCCTCGCCGAAGGCCATCGCCGCGATGCAGGCGGAGGTGAATGACAACCTGCGGCTGTACCCCGATCCCAACAGCGATCGACTGAAACAGGCGGTGGCTGAGTTCTACGGTGTTCGGACCGATCAGGTATTCGTCGGCAACGGTTCCGACGAAGTGCTGGCACATGCCTTCCACGGCCTGTTCCAGCACGGCCGCCCATTGCTGTTCCCGGATGTGACCTACAGTTTCTACCCGGTGTATTGCGGCCTCTACGGTATTCCCTTCGAGGCGCTGCCGCTGGATGAGCAGTTCCAGATTCGGGTAGAGGATTATGCGCGTCCCAACGGCGGCATCATTTTCCCCAACCCCAACGCTCCCACGGGATGCCTGCTGGCTCTGGAGGCCATCGAGCGCCTGCTCCAGGCCAATCCGGACTCCGTGGTGCTGGTGGACGAGGCCTATATCGACTTCGGTGGCGAGACCGCCATCGCCCTGGTGGACCGCTACCCGAACCTGCTGGTGACCCAGACGCTGTCCAAGTCCCGCTCGCTGGCCGGCCTGCGGGTAGGCCTGGCCGTGGGCCATCCTGACCTGATCGAGGCGCTGGAGCGCATCAAGAACAGCTTCAACTCCTATCCGCTGGACCGCATGGCGATCGCCGGTGCGGCGGCGGCCTTCGAGGATCGGTCCCACTTCGAGGACACCTGCCGCAAGGTGATCGAGAGCCGTGAGGCGCTGGTGGCTGCGATGGAGGCCCGTGGTTTCGATGTGCTGCCATCGGCGGCGAATTTCGTGTTCGCTCGCCACCCGCAGCGGGATGCCGCGGAGATCGCGGCGGGGCTGCGGGAGCGTGGCGTGATCGTGCGCCATTTCAAGCAGCAGCGTATCGCTCAGTTCCTGCGCATCACCATCGGCACGCCGGATCAGAACCAGGCGTTGCTGAGCGCGCTCGATCGGCTCTGA